A window of Candidatus Atribacteria bacterium genomic DNA:
GTTAATCCAACCAGGACGGGAATCATTGAAATTTTTAAAAAAATGGGGACAAAGATTGATATCTTAAATTATCAGATACAATCTAATGAACCTCGCGCAGATTTAATAGTAGAATGTTCAAAATTAAAAGGTGTAGGGATTAAAAAAGAAAGTATTCCTTTTTTAATCGATGAATTACCTCTTATTGCGGTAATAGCAACTCAGGCATATGGAAAAACATTGGTAAGCGGAGCGAGAGAACTAAGAGTAAAAGAGTCTGACCGGATACAAGCTATCGTTAGTGAACTAAAAAAAATGGGAGCCGATATTCATGAAAAAGAAGATGGCTTTATGGTAAATGGTCCCACAAGATTGAAGGGAGCAGTCTGTGAAAGTTATAATGATCACCGAATTGCTATGTCCTTAGCAGTTGCCGCCCTATTGGCTGAAGGTAAAACTGTGATAAGAAATTCAGAATGTATAAATATTTCTTTTCCCAGATTCGAAAAAATTTTACAGGATTTAATTGATTGGTAATCGTTATATTGAAGAAAGTATAAGTAATTACTATCAAAAATTAAGAGGGGAATGCAAATGAAAAAAGAAATAAATGGAAAGACTGAAATAATAGGCGTAGTTGGAAAGAATATAGAAAATAGTCTTTCCCCACTTATTCATAACCAGATAATAGATAGATATTCTTTAAATTTTTGTTATCTGCCTTTTCAAGTAGCAGAAATCAATTTGGGTAACGCTATCCAAGGGATAAGTGCTTTAAATATAAAAGGTGTAAATGTTACTTTTCCCTATAAAGAGAAAGTAATTAAATTTTTAGATAAAGTGGAAGAATCAGCTCGAAGGATTGGGGCGATAAATACAATTGTCAATGATAAAGGGAATCTTACAGGTTACAATACCGATGTAATTGGTTTCAAGAAGAGCCTGCAGGAAGAAGGAAAATCTACAGTAAAAGGGAAGAAAGCAATTATTTTAGGAGCGGGAGGAGCTGCCCGTGGAGTGATTTACGCCCTTCTAGAGGAAAAAATTGAAGAGATAACTATCTTCAATCGAACTTTAGAAAGAGCTAAGAAGATCAAACAAGATTTTTCTAACTTTTTTCCCAAGAGCTGTATTAGAGCATTTTCCTTAGAAGAAGAAAATATAAAAGATAAAATAAGAAGAGCTCATTTTCTGGTTAATACTACTTCTTTTGGAATACCCCCTCAAATTGATAAAACACCTTTACCAAATGAAAAATTATTTCATCCCAACCTCTTAGTTTATGACCTTATTTATCATCCCACCAAAACTCTTTTTTTAAGACAAGCAGAGCAGGCGGGAGCAAAAATAATGAACGGTTTACCGATGTTGGTCTATCAAGGGATAGAAAGTTTCTTTCTTTGGACTGGTATTAAAGTAGAAGGGAAAGAAGTTATAGAAATGATTAGAAAAATTGAATTTTTACAAAATATTGACGACCAACAGATAACGACTATTTAAGAAGGGAGAAAATTTAACATGCTAAGGTTTCTTGATGCGGGAGAATCTCATGGCAAATGTTTGTTGGGAATAATAGAGGGCTTACCGGCAGGATTTTGCATAAACCAAGAAAAGATCAATATTAATCTGGCTAGGCGACAAGGAGGTTATGGTAGAGGAAATAGGATGAAGATTGAAAAGGATCGAGTTGAAATATTATCGGGATTAGTAGAAGGAAAGACCATAGGAAGCCCCCTTGGTCTATTGATAAAAAATAAAGACTGGGAAAATTGGCAAGACAAAAAAATTCCTTCTTTAAGCATTCCCCGGCCAGGTCATGCAGATTTTGCCGGAGCAATAAAATATGGATTTAAAGATGTGAGGAAAGTCTTAGAGAGAGCCAGTGCTCGACAGACGGCTATGAGAGTAGCAATAGGTTCAATAGCACAACAATTTTTGGAAGAATTTAATTTAAATATTTATAGTTATACATTACAGATAGGTCAGATAAAAGCATCGAGGACTACTACTTTTAATCCCAAGATTAGAGCTGAAATTGATAAATCACCTGTATATTGCATAGATGAGAAAGCATCAACCGGAATGTGCAGAGAAATTGACCGTACTCGGGAAACAGAAGATACTTTAGGGGGAGTATTTGAGGTAGTAGCCACCGGCGTTCCAATCGGTTTAGGAAGTTATGTCCAATGGGATAGACGTTTAGACGCTCATTTAGCTTCAGCTCTTATGAGTATTCCAGGAGTAAAGGCAGTAGAGATCGGTGAAGGAATAAAGATTTCAGGGGAAAAAGGTTCGGATGTTCATGATGAAATTTTTACTAAGATAGAAACAAGAAAAAAATTCTGCCGCTATTACCGAAAGACTAATCGAGCTGGTGGCATTGAGGGCGGAGTGACCAATGGAGAAGAAGTTATAATTAGAGCTTATATTAAACCCATACCTACTTTGATTAATCCCCTTTATTCTGTTGATTTTTCCAGCAAAAAGGAAACAAAAGCATTATATCAAAGATCTGATATCTGTATTGTCCCTGCGGCCAGTATAGTGGGAGAGGCAGTAACTGCTTGGGAAATAGCGATTGCTTTTTTAGAGAAATTTAGCAGTGATTCTTTAGGGGAAATAAAAGAGAATTATGAAAATTATAAGGAGCGACTCCAAGAGGTATGAGAAAAAATATCATTATTACCGGATTTATGGGAACCGGCAAGAGTGTTACAGCTAAAGAATTAGCTCAAAGATTAGAAATGGAATTTATAGATATGGACCGGGTAATTGAAGAACGCCAGGGGGCGAGCATCGCGGATATTTTTGATAGATATGGGGAAAAATATTTTCGAGAACAAGAGAATATATTAGTAAGAGAACTTTCTCTACAAGAAAATTTAGTTATTGCTACTGGTGGAGGTACATTTCTTAATCTGGATAATATTAAAACAATGAATCAAGAGGGGAAGGTAATTTGTCTTTATGCTACCCCACAGGCTCTTTATAGTCGCTTAGAGAAAAAGAATAATCGTCCACTCATAAAAGGAGATAATCTTTTAAACAAAATAAATCATTTATTAGAAAGGAGAAAGAAAATATACGAAAGTTTCGATTATAAGATTAATACTTCTAATCTTAGCGTTCAGGAAGTCGTAGATAAAATAGTTACACTTTTGAAATTGGAAAGGTGAATAAGTGAAAGAAATAAAAGTAAAAATTATAGAAGATAAAGAATATAGAGTAATTATAAAAAGAGGGATTCTCAGCAATTTAACTGATCATTTATCGGGAATAATAAAAAATAAAAAGGTTATTGTAATTACTAATCCTTTGGTACATGATCTATATGGAACTAAACTATTATCCGTTTTGAAAAAGGGTCAATTTAACTATGATTTAATAGAAATACCTGATGGAGAAAAATACAAGTCTCTATCTACCGCAAATTATCTCTATGATGAATTATTAAAAAAGAAAGTAGACCGAACCACAGCTCTTATTGCTTTGGGAGGAGGAGTAATAGGAGATTTAGTTGGATTCGTAGCTTCTACCTATATAAGAGGCCTACCTTTAGTACATATTCCTACTACTCTTTTATCTCAGGTAGATAGCAGTATTGGGGGAAAAGTTGCAGTTGATCATCCTTTAGCTAAAAATATTATTGGGGGCTTTTATCAACCAAAGGCAGTTTATGCCGACCCTGAAGTTTTGCAGACCCTATCAGATAAGGAAATAAAAAATGGAATTGTAGAGGCTATAAAGATTGCAGTTATTAAATCTCCAACTTTCTTTAAATGGTTTGAAAGAAGTATTGATCAGCTATTTAAAAAAAGGGAAGACTTGCTATGTAAACTGGTTAAAGAAGCTGTTTCTCTAAAAGTAGAAATAGTTTTGCAAGATCCCTGGGAAAACGGGTTACGCAAAATACTTAATTTTGGTCATAGTATTGGACATGCCCTGGAAGCAAGATCAGGATATCAAGGTTTAAGTCATGGTGAGGCAGTAGCTTTAGGTATGCTAATCGAGACTAAAATAGCTAGGAATAGAGGGATGTGTTCGGAAGAGTTTAAAGAAAAAATTAGTAAAATACTGTCATTTCTAGGAAAATACGAATCAATATTTGAATATATTAAAAAAATAGACTACAAACAGTTCTGGGAAACCCTAACTTTAGATAAAAAAAACTATTCAGGCCATATGACATTTATTTTACCGAAAGATATAGGGAAAGTGTGTTTAATTGATAATATTACTAAAGAAGAAGTAATGAAAAGTATAGAAGAAATAAAAAAGGAGTGAAGATTATGTTAAAGATAGGAATAATTAATGGACCAAATTTGAATATGCTGGGAAAAAGGGATCAAAAAATTTACGGAAATTTAACCTTAGAAGAAATGAATCATAAAATTGAATCCTTTGCCAAAGAGGAAGATATTGAACTAACAATAAAACAGTCAAATTCTGAGGGAGAGATTATTGATTCTATTCAGTATTTTTCTTCCCAAGTAGATGGTTTAATTATTAATCCGGCAGCTTATACCCATTATAGTTATGCGATTGCCGATGCTCTTAGAGACTGTTCGATTCCCACAATTGAAGTTCATCTTTCTGATATATTTTCTCGAGAAGACTTTCGGAGGAAATCAGTTACAGCTTCTGCTTGCACGGAACAGATTGCTGGATTTGGATATCAGAGTTATATTCTTGCGATATATGCTCTTAAGGATTTAGTAAAGAACAAACAAGGAAAAAAATAAATAAAAAATATTAGTTTATAATTTTGAAATGCCTTAATGACAAAATAATCTCTATATCAAATGTCTAAGCTCGATTTATCAAACCCTAAATATTCTCTATAGAAAGGAGAAAACAAAATGGAAGAAGAAAGTGACTTTAATATTCACATGATAAGTATTATTGGTGTAGGCCTAATCGGTGGATCATTGGGATTGGCTTTAAAAAAAAAGAAGCCGAATTTCAAAATTATGGGAATAGATAAACCAGGAATAATCGATAGAGCACTTGCCCGAGGCGCTATTGATGAAGGGGCAATCAATCTCGAAGAAGGATTAAAAAAAGCAGATGTAGTAATTTTATCCACTCCAGTAAAAACAATTTTAGACTTATTGACCCAAATTAATCCCTTTCTTAAGAGAGGATGTCTGGTAACTGATACAGGCAGTACCAAAAGACAAGTAGTAGAAAAAGCTACTGAAGTATTATCTAAAGATGTTTTCTTTATTGGTGGACACCCCATGGCCGGCTCTGAAAAATATAGTATAGAGGAAGCTAATTCTCAACTCTTTAATGATAAAACCTATATCTTAACTCCTACGAATAAAAATAATTTAATTGCGCAGAAGAGAATGTTTTTATTGATCAAAACGATCGGTGCAAAAAAATTAATATTAGATCCTCAAGAACATGACAAAATTATCGCTGCAATAAGTCATTTACCTCAAATTTTAGCAGTTTCTCTCACCAACATGATAAGCAAGCTTATTCAAGAAGAAAATGACCAACATTATTTTAAAGTAATAGGAGGAGGGTTTAAAGATATGACTAGAATAGCTTCTAGTCCTTACAAAATGTGGGAGGATATTTGTCAAACCAATAAAGAAAATATTTTAAGTTCTATACAGGAATTTAGAAATTATCTTGAAGCAATAGAAGAAAAACTCAAAAATGATCCAGGCAGTTTGAAAGAAGAATTCCAAAAAGCAAGCAAGTTAAGAGAAACTCTTTAAATTAAAAATTTTCTACCTACCAAAAATCTACCTAATAACTTTTTGACAAGGATATTATATTTATGTTAAAATATAAAAAAGTGATATATCAATGATATAACTATGTTATTACAAGAAAATATTATTTGAACGAGGTGAGAGAAATAGAGAAAGAATTTCTAAGTGAAAAGGCATATAGATTAATTAAGAATAAAGTTAGCGTTTCTAACGATCAACATATTAGCATAAGAAAAATATCTAAAGAATTTAATATAGGATATTCCCCAATAAGAGAAGCATGTCAACGTTTGCATCGAGAAGGATTACTAGAAGGCTTAGCGGGAGTAGGTTATTTCATTCCCCAAATGGAAATGAAAAGTATTATTGAAATATTTGAAGTCCGTAAAATTTTAGAAAAACATGTTTTTAAAGAAATTTTTGACTCCTTAACCGACGAACATTTAACCGCTCTTTCAGATTATACTGCAAAAGAAATTATTTCTCTAAAACAAAAAGATATTAAAGGTTTTCATAAATATGATAAAAAATATCATATGTTATTTTTTGAAATATACAATAATTCAGTTTTACTAAATCTAATGAAAAATGTTATGGATAAATATTTTATTTGTTCTTATAAAACTTTTAATAGTATTCGCAAAAAAGGAAACGTTGATGCGATTGAAGAACACGAGAGCATCATTAATTATATAAAACAGAAAAACAAACAAAAAGCAGTTTTAGAATTAACAAGACACATTCGTAATAGTGAAGAAAGAATAAAAAAGGGATATTACCATCGGTAATAGAAAATTTCTTTACTATTATTTGATACTAATTATAGAGTAAATAATCCTATGAAATTTCAAATCTATATCAAAGGAGATGTGCTAAATGATACATGTGATAACTAAAATAAAAAGACCACCAAAAGATTTAGTTGAACAGTTTAAATCAATTGCTGTTGCAACAGTTTATGAAGCTTCGAGTAGAAAAGGATTTATAAACCCTAAAATTAAGCCGATATTTAGAGGGATGAAATTGTGCGGTCCGGCCTTTACAGTCCAAACTGCTCCAGGAGACAACATAATGTTACACAAAGCTTTAGAAAAAGCACAAGAAGGAGATATTATAGTAGCAACAGTTGGTGATGAGTATGAATATGGATATTGGGGCGATTTAATGGCTATTCAAGCTAAAACAAAAAAAATAGGTGGGTTAGCAATTGACGGGTGTGTTAGAGATTCTGAGGAGATTATCGAAATGGGATTTCCCATATTTTCTAGAGGGGTAGCTATCCGAGGAACAGTAAAAGCATCTTTGGGACTTATAAATTACCCAATAAATTTTGGTGGAACAACAGTTAATCCTGGAGATCTCATTTTGGGCGATGATGATGGAATGGTTTGTGTTAAACTTCAGGATTGCATCGAAATATTAGCTAAATCTAAAGAAAGGGTACAAAAAGAAGAAGTAAAAGCAAAAGCTCTTATGAGTGGAATAAGTAGTGTAGAGTATAACCGTTTAGATAAAATTTTCGAATCTTTGAATTTAAGAGAGGAATAGTGCTGTCATGATCACTGAAAAAGAATTGAAAAAAATTGCAACGGAAATATTAAAACTTTACGGAGAAAACGAAAATAGTGCATCATTAGCTGCTGATTGCTTGGTTAAGGCTGACATGCGGGGAATTTTTACCCATGGCACTTATCTATTAATTCCTATGCATGATAGAATCAAAGCCGGTATGTTACAAATTCCCACAAAAACCTCTTTAGTAAAAGACAATGACGCAGCTTCAATAATTGATGGTGGAAATGGATTAGGACAATTAGTAGCAAGACAGGCAATG
This region includes:
- a CDS encoding chorismate synthase, which translates into the protein MLRFLDAGESHGKCLLGIIEGLPAGFCINQEKININLARRQGGYGRGNRMKIEKDRVEILSGLVEGKTIGSPLGLLIKNKDWENWQDKKIPSLSIPRPGHADFAGAIKYGFKDVRKVLERASARQTAMRVAIGSIAQQFLEEFNLNIYSYTLQIGQIKASRTTTFNPKIRAEIDKSPVYCIDEKASTGMCREIDRTRETEDTLGGVFEVVATGVPIGLGSYVQWDRRLDAHLASALMSIPGVKAVEIGEGIKISGEKGSDVHDEIFTKIETRKKFCRYYRKTNRAGGIEGGVTNGEEVIIRAYIKPIPTLINPLYSVDFSSKKETKALYQRSDICIVPAASIVGEAVTAWEIAIAFLEKFSSDSLGEIKENYENYKERLQEV
- a CDS encoding prephenate dehydrogenase, giving the protein MEEESDFNIHMISIIGVGLIGGSLGLALKKKKPNFKIMGIDKPGIIDRALARGAIDEGAINLEEGLKKADVVILSTPVKTILDLLTQINPFLKRGCLVTDTGSTKRQVVEKATEVLSKDVFFIGGHPMAGSEKYSIEEANSQLFNDKTYILTPTNKNNLIAQKRMFLLIKTIGAKKLILDPQEHDKIIAAISHLPQILAVSLTNMISKLIQEENDQHYFKVIGGGFKDMTRIASSPYKMWEDICQTNKENILSSIQEFRNYLEAIEEKLKNDPGSLKEEFQKASKLRETL
- the aroB gene encoding 3-dehydroquinate synthase is translated as MKEIKVKIIEDKEYRVIIKRGILSNLTDHLSGIIKNKKVIVITNPLVHDLYGTKLLSVLKKGQFNYDLIEIPDGEKYKSLSTANYLYDELLKKKVDRTTALIALGGGVIGDLVGFVASTYIRGLPLVHIPTTLLSQVDSSIGGKVAVDHPLAKNIIGGFYQPKAVYADPEVLQTLSDKEIKNGIVEAIKIAVIKSPTFFKWFERSIDQLFKKREDLLCKLVKEAVSLKVEIVLQDPWENGLRKILNFGHSIGHALEARSGYQGLSHGEAVALGMLIETKIARNRGMCSEEFKEKISKILSFLGKYESIFEYIKKIDYKQFWETLTLDKKNYSGHMTFILPKDIGKVCLIDNITKEEVMKSIEEIKKE
- the aroQ gene encoding type II 3-dehydroquinate dehydratase, with product MLKIGIINGPNLNMLGKRDQKIYGNLTLEEMNHKIESFAKEEDIELTIKQSNSEGEIIDSIQYFSSQVDGLIINPAAYTHYSYAIADALRDCSIPTIEVHLSDIFSREDFRRKSVTASACTEQIAGFGYQSYILAIYALKDLVKNKQGKK
- a CDS encoding 4-carboxy-4-hydroxy-2-oxoadipate aldolase/oxaloacetate decarboxylase, which translates into the protein MIHVITKIKRPPKDLVEQFKSIAVATVYEASSRKGFINPKIKPIFRGMKLCGPAFTVQTAPGDNIMLHKALEKAQEGDIIVATVGDEYEYGYWGDLMAIQAKTKKIGGLAIDGCVRDSEEIIEMGFPIFSRGVAIRGTVKASLGLINYPINFGGTTVNPGDLILGDDDGMVCVKLQDCIEILAKSKERVQKEEVKAKALMSGISSVEYNRLDKIFESLNLREE
- a CDS encoding GntR family transcriptional regulator — encoded protein: MREIEKEFLSEKAYRLIKNKVSVSNDQHISIRKISKEFNIGYSPIREACQRLHREGLLEGLAGVGYFIPQMEMKSIIEIFEVRKILEKHVFKEIFDSLTDEHLTALSDYTAKEIISLKQKDIKGFHKYDKKYHMLFFEIYNNSVLLNLMKNVMDKYFICSYKTFNSIRKKGNVDAIEEHESIINYIKQKNKQKAVLELTRHIRNSEERIKKGYYHR
- a CDS encoding shikimate kinase, which codes for MRKNIIITGFMGTGKSVTAKELAQRLEMEFIDMDRVIEERQGASIADIFDRYGEKYFREQENILVRELSLQENLVIATGGGTFLNLDNIKTMNQEGKVICLYATPQALYSRLEKKNNRPLIKGDNLLNKINHLLERRKKIYESFDYKINTSNLSVQEVVDKIVTLLKLER
- a CDS encoding shikimate dehydrogenase; translated protein: MQMKKEINGKTEIIGVVGKNIENSLSPLIHNQIIDRYSLNFCYLPFQVAEINLGNAIQGISALNIKGVNVTFPYKEKVIKFLDKVEESARRIGAINTIVNDKGNLTGYNTDVIGFKKSLQEEGKSTVKGKKAIILGAGGAARGVIYALLEEKIEEITIFNRTLERAKKIKQDFSNFFPKSCIRAFSLEEENIKDKIRRAHFLVNTTSFGIPPQIDKTPLPNEKLFHPNLLVYDLIYHPTKTLFLRQAEQAGAKIMNGLPMLVYQGIESFFLWTGIKVEGKEVIEMIRKIEFLQNIDDQQITTI